In one Myotis daubentonii chromosome 1, mMyoDau2.1, whole genome shotgun sequence genomic region, the following are encoded:
- the FOS gene encoding protein c-Fos, with amino-acid sequence MMFSGFNTDYEASSSRCSSASPAGDSLSYYHSPADSFSSMGSPVNAQDFCTDLASSSANFIPTVTAISTSPDLQWLVQPTLVSSVAPSQTRGPHPYGVPAPSAGAYSRAGVMKTMTGGRAQSIGRRGKVEQLSPEEEEKRRIRRERNKMAAAKCRNRRRELTDTLQAETDQLEDEKSALQTEIANLLKEKEKLEFILAAHRPACKMPDGLGFPEEMSVASLDLSGGLPEAATSESEEAFALPLLNDPEPKPAVEPSKNMRGVELKAEPFDDFLFPASSRPSGSETSRSVPDMDMSGSFYAADWEPLHGGSLGLGPMATELEPLCTPVVTCTPSCTTYTSSFVFTYPEADSFPSCAAAHRKGSSSNEPSSDSLSSPTLLAL; translated from the exons ATGATGTTCTCAGGCTTCAATACGGACTACGAGGCGTCCTCGTCCCGCTGTAGCAGCGCCTCCCCGGCCGGGGACAGTCTCTCTTACTACCACTCACCGGCCGATTCCTTCTCCAGCATGGGCTCCCCTGTCAATGCGCAG GACTTTTGCACGGATCTGGCGTCCTCCAGTGCCAACTTCATCCCAACTGTGACTGCCATCTCGACCAGCCCGGACCTGCAGTGGCTGGTGCAGCCCACCCTAGTCTCCTCGGTGGCCCCATCCCAGACCAGAGGCCCCCACCCCTACGGGGTGCCCGCCCCCTCAGCGGGCGCTTACTCCAGGGCTGGAGTCATGAAGACCATGACAGGAGGCAGAGCTCAGAGCATTGGCAGGAGGGGCAAGGTGGAACAG ttgtccccagaagaagaagagaaaaggcGAATCCGAAGGGAAAGGAATAAGATGGCTGCAGCCAAATGCCGGAATCGGAGGAGGGAGCTGACCGACACACTGCAAGCG GAGACAGACCAACTAGAAGACGAGAAGTCTGCTTTGCAGACTGAGATTGCCAACCTgctgaaggagaaggaaaaactgGAGTTCATCCTGGCAGCTCACCGACCTGCCTGCAAGATGCCCGATGGCCTGGGCTTCCCAGAAGAGATGTCTGTGGCTTCCCTTGATCTGAGTGGAGGCCTGCCTGAGGCTGCCACCTCTGAGTCCGAGGAGGCCTTCGCCTTGCCCCTCCTCAACGACCCTGAGCCCAAGCCTGCAGTGGAGCCCAGCAAAAACATGCGCGGCGTGGAGCTGAAGGCCGAGCCCTTTGATGACTTCCTGTTCCCGGCATCGTCCAGGCCCAGCGGCTCTGAGACCTCCCGCTCTGTGCCCGACATGGACATGTCTGGTTCCTTCTATGCAGCAGACTGGGAGCCCCTGCACGGTggctccctggggctggggcccatGGCCACCGAGCTGGAGCCCCTGTGCACCCCGGTGGTCACCTGTACTCCCAGCTGCACTACTTACACGTCTTCCTTTGTCTTCACCTATCCCGAGGCTGACTCCTTCCCCAGCTGTGCGGCTGCCCACCGTAAGGGCAGCAGTAGCAACGAGCCCTCCTCTGATTCGCTCAGCTCACCCACGCTGCTGGCCCTGTGA